Proteins found in one Bacteroidales bacterium WCE2008 genomic segment:
- a CDS encoding transcriptional regulator, whose translation MPIIVNIDVMLARRKMHSGELAEKIGISAANLSILKTGKAKAIRFSTLESICNALDCQPGDILEYASDS comes from the coding sequence ATGCCGATAATAGTCAACATAGATGTGATGCTGGCGAGGCGTAAAATGCATTCAGGGGAGCTCGCCGAGAAAATAGGTATCTCGGCGGCTAACCTTTCAATTCTTAAGACCGGAAAGGCTAAAGCCATACGGTTCAGTACTTTAGAATCAATATGCAATGCCCTCGACTGCCAGCCAGGGGATATTTTGGAATACGCAAGCGACTCTTAA
- a CDS encoding Carbon-nitrogen hydrolase: MKLTLIQADQVWKDPAANRDRVRQLVMSQEDTDLIILPEMFATGFVTEPEGVAESDDSESLKLMKELAAARNCAIAGSLAIREQASGAYRNRFYFVKPDGSVRYYDKHHLFTHSGEHLRYSPGEERVVVEYKGVRILLQVCYDLRFPVFARNKAVGAGADYDLIIYVASWPEQRIAAWDALLKARAIENQCYVAGVNRVGEDPGNKYSGHSTFIDPYGKILSICKENEVDSKTCEIDLPLLVSFRNTFPVLQDADLH; the protein is encoded by the coding sequence ATGAAATTGACGCTTATTCAGGCGGATCAGGTCTGGAAGGATCCGGCCGCCAACAGGGACCGTGTAAGACAACTGGTGATGAGCCAGGAAGATACGGATCTCATTATACTCCCCGAAATGTTTGCAACCGGTTTCGTAACTGAGCCGGAGGGTGTCGCCGAAAGCGACGACAGCGAAAGCCTGAAGCTTATGAAGGAGCTTGCGGCCGCGCGCAACTGCGCGATAGCCGGCAGTCTCGCCATAAGGGAACAGGCCTCTGGCGCATATAGAAACAGGTTTTACTTCGTAAAGCCGGACGGATCCGTGCGATACTACGACAAACACCATCTCTTCACCCACAGCGGAGAGCATCTTCGCTATTCCCCGGGCGAAGAACGGGTCGTAGTCGAATACAAGGGCGTAAGGATCCTGCTGCAGGTCTGCTACGACCTGCGGTTCCCGGTATTCGCCCGCAACAAGGCTGTCGGCGCAGGTGCCGATTATGACCTTATAATATACGTTGCGAGCTGGCCGGAGCAACGGATTGCGGCCTGGGATGCCCTTCTGAAAGCCCGTGCAATAGAGAACCAGTGCTACGTAGCAGGTGTAAACAGGGTCGGAGAAGACCCCGGAAACAAATATTCCGGACATTCTACTTTTATAGATCCGTACGGCAAAATACTTTCAATCTGTAAGGAAAATGAAGTGGATTCAAAGACTTGTGAAATAGACCTGCCACTTCTGGTTTCTTTTAGAAACACCTTCCCAGTGCTTCAAGACGCTGATTTACATTAA
- a CDS encoding dihydroxyacid dehydratase, which translates to MKHPFRSSVTFDGRRMAGARALWIAAGMKKEQVGKPVIAVVNSFTQFVPGHTHLHEVGQLVKEEIAKLGCYAAEFNTIAVDDGIAMGHDGMLYSLPSRDIIADSVEYMVNAHKADAMVCISNCDKITPGMLMAAMRLNIPTVFVSGGPMEAGVRGPERLDLIDAMVKSADTSLSDEEVAEIEACACPGCGCCSGMFTANSMNCLTEAIGLSLPGNGTVVATHANRKELFRKAARLIVENAYKYYRDGDESVLPRSIASRQAFLNAMCLDIAMGGSTNTVLHLLAVADEAGADFKMGDIDMLSRKVPCLCKVAPNTNKFHVQDVNRAGGVLAIMNELAKGGLVDTSLRRVDGLSLAEAIDSYCVLSSNQTDEAKKIYLSGPGNKFSTSMGSQESYYDSFDTDRATGCIRDLSHAYSKDGGLAVLFGNIALDGCVVKTAGVDESSLKFSGTAKVFDSQEEACDGILGGKVQAGDVVVITYEGPKGGPGMQEMLYPTSYIKSRHLGKACALITDGRFSGGTSGLSIGHISPEAAAGGNIGLVRDGDIIDIDIPARSISVRLDDRQLEARRAEEMARGDKAFTPPRRQRIVSKSLKAYAAAVSSADKGAVRIIKG; encoded by the coding sequence ATGAAACACCCCTTCAGAAGCTCCGTTACATTTGATGGCCGGAGAATGGCTGGCGCCCGCGCTCTCTGGATCGCGGCCGGCATGAAAAAGGAACAGGTCGGAAAACCGGTGATCGCAGTGGTCAACTCCTTCACCCAATTCGTCCCGGGCCACACGCACCTTCACGAGGTGGGTCAGCTCGTCAAGGAGGAAATCGCTAAACTTGGATGCTATGCCGCAGAATTCAACACGATTGCCGTCGACGACGGTATCGCAATGGGCCACGACGGCATGCTCTACTCTCTTCCTTCGAGGGACATCATCGCAGACAGCGTCGAGTATATGGTCAATGCCCATAAGGCCGACGCGATGGTCTGTATAAGCAATTGCGACAAGATAACTCCGGGCATGCTGATGGCTGCCATGAGACTGAACATCCCCACTGTCTTCGTCTCCGGAGGTCCGATGGAAGCGGGAGTCCGCGGTCCGGAAAGGCTCGACCTGATCGATGCAATGGTCAAGTCGGCCGACACTTCTCTCAGCGATGAGGAAGTCGCCGAAATCGAGGCCTGCGCCTGCCCCGGATGCGGTTGCTGCTCCGGCATGTTCACGGCCAATTCGATGAACTGCCTTACCGAGGCAATAGGTCTCTCGCTGCCGGGCAACGGCACTGTCGTAGCGACCCACGCCAACCGCAAGGAACTGTTCCGCAAAGCTGCCAGGCTTATCGTGGAGAATGCTTACAAGTATTACCGCGACGGAGATGAAAGCGTGCTGCCGAGATCGATCGCAAGCCGTCAGGCCTTCCTCAATGCCATGTGCCTGGATATCGCGATGGGCGGCTCGACCAATACGGTCCTGCACCTTCTGGCAGTCGCCGACGAGGCCGGAGCGGACTTCAAAATGGGGGATATAGACATGCTTTCCCGCAAGGTGCCTTGCCTTTGCAAGGTCGCCCCGAACACGAACAAGTTCCATGTCCAGGACGTAAACCGCGCAGGAGGAGTGCTCGCCATAATGAATGAACTCGCAAAGGGAGGTCTCGTCGACACATCCCTGCGCAGAGTCGACGGACTGAGCCTCGCTGAAGCTATCGACAGCTATTGCGTCCTCAGCTCCAACCAGACCGACGAAGCAAAGAAAATCTATCTTAGCGGCCCGGGCAATAAGTTCAGCACCAGTATGGGCTCCCAGGAATCCTATTACGACAGTTTCGACACCGACAGGGCGACAGGATGTATCCGTGATCTCAGTCACGCCTATTCCAAGGACGGAGGTCTCGCAGTCTTGTTCGGGAACATAGCCCTCGACGGCTGCGTTGTCAAGACTGCAGGAGTCGATGAATCCTCGCTCAAGTTTTCCGGCACCGCGAAAGTCTTCGACTCCCAGGAAGAAGCCTGCGACGGCATTCTCGGCGGCAAAGTCCAGGCCGGCGACGTCGTTGTGATAACATACGAAGGCCCTAAGGGCGGCCCCGGGATGCAGGAAATGCTTTACCCGACCTCATACATCAAATCGAGACATCTCGGAAAGGCCTGCGCCCTTATCACTGACGGCCGTTTCAGCGGAGGAACCTCCGGACTGAGCATCGGCCATATCTCCCCTGAGGCTGCAGCCGGCGGCAATATCGGGCTCGTGCGCGACGGGGACATCATCGACATCGACATCCCGGCACGAAGCATCAGCGTCCGTCTAGACGACAGGCAGCTGGAGGCCCGCAGGGCTGAGGAGATGGCACGCGGCGACAAGGCTTTCACTCCACCGAGAAGGCAGAGAATCGTATCCAAGAGCCTCAAGGCCTACGCCGCGGCAGTAAGTTCCGCCGACAAAGGAGCAGTCAGAATAATCAAAGGATAA
- a CDS encoding acetolactate synthase, large subunit, giving the protein MNKTITGSEAMWLSLIAEGVDTVFGYPGGQIIPVYDKLCDFEDRIRHILVRHEQGAIHAAQGYARSTGEPGVVIVTSGPGATNVITGVVDAMTDSTPLVVITGQVPSAALGTDAFQEADVTGLTGPITKWNYQIRRPEEIAWAISRAFYIARTGRPGPVVLDFTKDAQNGCTEFSYEKCKFIRSYIPNPKPSEQAIEKAVALIDSAEKPFVVFGQGVTISGAEKELQAFLEKADAPAGATMLGLSALPSDFPLYQGMIGMHGNVAPNIKTNECDVLVAVGMRFDDRVTGTVSTYARQAKVIHIDIDNAELGKIITPEVAICGDAKKVLSILTEKIKKGSHRAWVKSFDECNKVERKKVIDPEINSGEGAIKMGEVVDMVAELSGNKAVVVTDVGQNQLTAARYSRFSKGRSFISSGGLGTMGFGLPAAIGAKIATPKKQVCLFVGDGGIQMTIQELGTIMQEQVGVKIVLLNNNWLGNVRQWQEMFFDRRYSQTRMINPDYRLIAEAYGIRYRAVEERKDLKDAVREMLSDDVPYLLDVHVLESSNVMPMIPPGKGIDQIMLNEKEWYQK; this is encoded by the coding sequence ATGAACAAAACTATTACAGGATCAGAAGCAATGTGGCTTTCCCTCATAGCGGAAGGTGTCGACACTGTTTTCGGATATCCGGGCGGCCAGATCATACCCGTATATGACAAGCTCTGCGATTTCGAAGACCGTATAAGGCATATCCTTGTCCGCCACGAACAGGGAGCCATCCATGCAGCCCAGGGTTACGCACGAAGCACCGGCGAGCCGGGTGTCGTCATCGTCACCTCCGGCCCGGGAGCTACTAACGTCATCACAGGAGTCGTCGACGCAATGACCGACTCTACCCCTCTGGTTGTAATAACAGGCCAGGTTCCGTCCGCAGCCCTCGGCACAGACGCTTTCCAGGAGGCTGACGTGACCGGTCTTACAGGCCCTATCACGAAGTGGAATTACCAGATCCGCCGTCCCGAGGAAATAGCGTGGGCTATCTCCAGGGCATTCTATATCGCACGCACGGGCCGTCCGGGACCTGTTGTCCTCGACTTTACAAAAGATGCCCAGAACGGCTGCACGGAATTCAGCTACGAGAAGTGTAAATTCATCCGTAGCTACATCCCTAATCCGAAACCGTCAGAACAGGCTATCGAGAAAGCTGTCGCCCTTATTGACAGCGCCGAGAAGCCTTTTGTTGTTTTCGGACAGGGAGTAACCATAAGCGGAGCCGAAAAGGAGCTTCAGGCCTTCCTCGAGAAAGCCGACGCCCCTGCCGGAGCTACGATGCTCGGCCTCAGCGCCCTGCCTTCGGACTTCCCTCTCTACCAGGGAATGATCGGAATGCACGGCAATGTCGCCCCGAATATCAAGACAAACGAATGTGACGTCCTCGTGGCAGTCGGAATGCGTTTCGACGACCGCGTGACCGGCACGGTCAGCACCTACGCCAGACAGGCGAAGGTCATCCATATAGACATAGACAACGCCGAACTCGGAAAGATAATCACCCCGGAAGTGGCTATCTGCGGAGATGCGAAGAAAGTTCTTTCGATTCTCACGGAAAAGATAAAGAAAGGCAGCCACAGGGCTTGGGTCAAGAGTTTTGACGAGTGCAACAAGGTTGAACGCAAGAAAGTCATTGACCCTGAGATCAACTCCGGAGAGGGAGCGATAAAGATGGGAGAAGTTGTCGACATGGTCGCAGAATTATCAGGCAACAAGGCCGTAGTCGTAACTGACGTCGGCCAGAACCAGCTAACCGCAGCCCGCTATTCCCGCTTCAGCAAGGGCCGCAGCTTCATCTCCTCCGGAGGTCTCGGGACAATGGGCTTCGGACTTCCGGCCGCTATCGGCGCCAAGATCGCGACACCTAAGAAGCAGGTTTGTCTCTTCGTCGGCGACGGCGGAATCCAGATGACCATCCAGGAACTCGGAACGATCATGCAGGAGCAGGTTGGCGTAAAGATAGTCCTCCTCAACAACAACTGGCTCGGCAATGTCCGCCAGTGGCAGGAGATGTTCTTCGACCGCAGATACTCGCAGACAAGGATGATCAACCCTGACTACAGGCTCATCGCTGAAGCCTACGGAATACGCTACCGCGCCGTCGAGGAAAGAAAAGACCTCAAGGACGCTGTCAGGGAGATGCTTTCCGATGATGTTCCTTATCTGCTCGACGTACATGTGCTCGAAAGCAGCAACGTAATGCCGATGATACCTCCGGGAAAGGGTATCGACCAGATAATGTTGAACGAGAAAGAATGGTATCAAAAATAA
- a CDS encoding acetolactate synthase, small subunit, which yields MEEIKNYTVIIYTENQIGLLSQISNIFTRRSLSIWSLSAGPSSIEGIHNITITTDATEKRIREAVRQIEKRVDVIKAFFYVEDQLVYRELAMYKVTTGKLLESGVLESLLSKYNARIVEMNKTFTVIQKTGYTEETKALHDELKDIGVLQFVRSGRIAISRTMQEPVFKFLQKREREKEKINKS from the coding sequence ATGGAAGAGATAAAGAACTACACGGTAATCATTTATACCGAGAATCAGATTGGTCTGCTCTCGCAGATTTCCAACATCTTTACAAGACGCAGCCTCAGTATCTGGAGTCTTTCGGCGGGTCCTTCCTCGATAGAAGGAATCCACAACATTACGATTACCACGGACGCCACGGAGAAGAGAATCCGCGAGGCCGTGCGCCAGATAGAGAAGAGAGTAGATGTAATAAAGGCCTTCTTCTATGTCGAGGATCAGCTTGTATACCGCGAACTCGCGATGTATAAGGTGACTACCGGCAAACTGCTGGAATCCGGAGTCCTGGAATCCCTGCTGTCGAAGTACAACGCCAGGATCGTGGAGATGAACAAGACCTTCACCGTCATCCAGAAGACCGGATACACGGAAGAGACAAAAGCCCTCCACGACGAACTCAAGGATATCGGAGTCCTGCAGTTCGTACGTTCCGGACGTATCGCGATTTCGCGAACGATGCAGGAGCCGGTATTCAAATTCCTGCAGAAGAGAGAAAGAGAAAAAGAAAAAATCAATAAATCATAA